A genomic region of Criblamydia sequanensis CRIB-18 contains the following coding sequences:
- the ubiG gene encoding bifunctional 2-polyprenyl-6-hydroxyphenol methylase/3-demethylubiquinol 3-O-methyltransferase UbiG, whose product METKAASGINNAFYDNLGEMWYGSDDHPIALLRAENKARNKWVLKQLEEYPKKDLNFLDVGCGGGFLTNAVSEKGYKVTGIDLSKKSLEVAKKYDQSKRVEYVEASAYELPFESESFDVVSAMDILEHVEEPETLIREASRILKPGGLFLFHTFNRNPLSYLLIIKAVEWFVKNTPKNMHVYPLFIKPKELKAMCLSSSLDVISLEGLVPNLNSKAFWKIAITGKVAQNFNFVFVKNTWTGYVGKAIKR is encoded by the coding sequence ATGGAAACCAAAGCAGCCTCAGGCATAAATAACGCCTTTTACGATAATTTAGGTGAGATGTGGTATGGCTCGGATGACCACCCCATCGCACTTTTGCGAGCGGAAAATAAAGCACGAAATAAATGGGTTCTTAAACAATTAGAGGAATACCCTAAAAAAGACCTTAATTTTTTAGATGTCGGATGCGGCGGCGGCTTTTTAACAAATGCTGTCTCAGAGAAAGGTTACAAAGTGACAGGCATTGATTTATCAAAAAAATCCCTTGAAGTCGCGAAAAAATATGATCAATCAAAACGAGTGGAGTATGTTGAAGCCTCAGCTTATGAGCTCCCTTTTGAAAGTGAGAGCTTTGATGTAGTCTCCGCCATGGATATTTTAGAACATGTGGAAGAGCCGGAAACACTCATTAGGGAGGCTTCTCGAATTCTAAAACCTGGCGGTCTTTTTCTTTTTCATACTTTCAACCGGAATCCTTTAAGTTATTTGTTAATTATAAAAGCCGTAGAGTGGTTTGTCAAAAACACCCCGAAAAACATGCACGTCTATCCCTTATTTATTAAACCTAAAGAGCTTAAGGCTATGTGCTTAAGCTCTTCTCTTGACGTAATAAGCTTGGAAGGGCTTGTTCCAAACCTTAATTCCAAAGCTTTTTGGAAAATTGCAATTACAGGAAAAGTGGCTCAAAACTTCAACTTTGTATTTGTAAAAAATACTTGGACAGGCTACGTCGGAAAAGCCATAAAACGTTAA
- a CDS encoding 3-oxoacyl-[acyl-carrier-protein] synthase III C-terminal domain-containing protein, with protein sequence MLKSSTALARFNFKRPPFESSQQSTLNWISASHLRAYGNQYALGENETLDFKEKLQERIAKVACKPANIHQRGHVVSDFLHNDWDNMQIYRLKDSSSQVLLGEKQKFHRHHVDKIFIDFYENEIHIPEDLIHVSCTGYASPSAAQKIVNKKNWMRETKVTHLYHMGCYASIPAIRVGSSFVHQKSNQVDIVHTELCTLHYHPERHSDEDLVAQSLFADGFIKYSLIDQAYALQENLSHFLLLGYHEEQIPDSEEAMEWLLNENGFRFILAKEIPLLIAKNLKGFVSRLKEKICISEDASPLYYAIHPGGPKILEHCMKLLDIKKEHIDSSFKVLEQYGNMSSATLPHIWNVQLHDEKIPNDSIIISLGFGPGLTMAGLVLQKKESKTR encoded by the coding sequence ATGCTTAAAAGCTCAACTGCTCTTGCTCGCTTCAATTTTAAAAGGCCGCCTTTTGAATCCTCCCAGCAAAGTACCCTTAACTGGATCTCTGCTTCTCATCTAAGGGCGTACGGGAATCAATATGCTTTAGGCGAAAATGAAACTTTGGACTTCAAAGAAAAGCTTCAAGAAAGAATTGCAAAAGTTGCTTGCAAGCCGGCCAATATTCATCAAAGAGGCCATGTTGTCTCCGACTTCTTGCATAATGATTGGGACAACATGCAGATTTATCGGCTAAAAGATTCTTCTTCTCAAGTTTTACTTGGAGAAAAGCAAAAATTTCATCGCCACCATGTAGACAAGATATTTATAGATTTTTATGAAAATGAAATCCATATACCGGAAGACCTTATCCATGTTAGTTGCACCGGGTATGCCTCTCCTTCAGCAGCCCAAAAAATTGTTAATAAGAAAAACTGGATGAGGGAGACCAAAGTCACTCACCTTTATCACATGGGCTGTTACGCTTCCATTCCGGCCATTCGCGTCGGAAGCTCTTTTGTTCATCAAAAATCAAATCAAGTCGATATCGTTCACACAGAGCTTTGCACGCTTCATTATCATCCTGAAAGACATTCAGATGAAGATTTAGTGGCCCAATCCCTTTTTGCCGACGGGTTCATTAAATATTCTCTAATCGATCAAGCATACGCCTTGCAAGAAAATTTAAGTCATTTTCTTCTTTTAGGGTATCATGAAGAACAAATTCCCGATTCGGAAGAAGCTATGGAATGGCTTTTAAATGAAAACGGCTTCCGCTTTATTTTAGCTAAAGAAATTCCCTTGTTAATCGCAAAGAATTTAAAGGGATTTGTATCAAGGTTAAAAGAAAAAATTTGCATTTCAGAAGACGCAAGCCCCCTTTACTATGCGATTCATCCCGGGGGCCCAAAAATTTTGGAGCATTGCATGAAGCTTCTTGATATTAAAAAAGAGCACATTGATTCGAGCTTTAAGGTGTTGGAGCAATACGGAAACATGTCCTCAGCCACTCTTCCTCATATCTGGAATGTCCAGCTTCATGATGAAAAAATTCCAAATGATTCGATTATCATAAGCCTAGGCTTTGGACCCGGGCTTACTATGGCCGGACTTGTTCTTCAAAAAAAAGAATCAAAAACGAGATAA